In the Oryza glaberrima chromosome 6, OglaRS2, whole genome shotgun sequence genome, one interval contains:
- the LOC127776032 gene encoding dihydrolipoyllysine-residue acetyltransferase component 1 of pyruvate dehydrogenase complex, mitochondrial, translating into MANIRALLIGLVRARGSLVDIGRCVSSSRPSYLASLGRHYKVPMEIRWLSSTGFPPHLVVGMPALSPTMNQGNIAKWRKQEGEKIEVGDVICEIETDKATLEFESLEEGYLAKILAPEGSKDVQVGQPIAVTVEDLEDIKNIPADASFGGEQKEQSIASEAQKVETYAAKESSIITRISPAAKLLIKEHRLDQSVLNASGPRGTLLKGDVLAALKLGASSSSTKQKNAPAAPSSQPTHDFQAQSVTIPQQNDAYEDIPNSQIRKVIAKRLLESKQTTPHLYLSQDVILDPLLAFRNELKEQHGVKVSVNDIVIKAVALALRNVPEANAYWNNDKEQAQKCVSVDISIAVATEKGLMTPIIRNADQKTISAISSEVKQLAEKARAGKLAPNEFQGGTFSISNLGMYPVDHFCAIINPPQSGILAVGRGNKIIEPVVDSDGTEKATVVTKMSLTLSADHRVFDGQVGGKFFTELSQNFGDIRRLLL; encoded by the exons ATGGCGAACATTCGGGCTCTTCTCATCGG GTTGGTACGTGCCAGGGGTTCCTTGGTGGACATTGGGCGATGCGTTTCTTCTTCAAG GCCTTCATATCTAGCGTCACTGGGCAGACATTACAAG GTTCCCATGGAAATTCGTTGGTTATCCTCAACAG GGTTTCCTCCTCATCTGGTGGTTGGGATGCCTGCATTATCCCCTACTATG AATCAAGGTAACATTGCAAAATGGAGAAAACAAGAAGGCGAAAAG ATAGAAGTTGGTGATGTGATCTGTGAGATAGAAACTGACAAAGCTACGCTTGAGTTTGAGAGCCTCGAAGAGGG GTATCTGGCCAAGATCTTAGCACCTGAAGGTTCAAAAGATGTTCAGGTTGGACAGCCCATTGCTGTCACG GTTGAAGATCTTGAGGATATTAAAAATATACCTGCTGATGCTTCCTTTGGAGGTGAACAGAAAGAGCAGTCAATTGCAAGTGAAGCACAAAAGGTTGAAACGTATGCTGCAAAAGAGAGCTCGATAATAACCCGTATAAGCCCGGCAGCAAAATTGCTTATCAAGGAGCATCGTCTAGATCAGTCTGTACTGAATGCATCGGGTCCCCGTGGCACTCTTCTGAAAGGGGACGTTCTTGCTGCATTGAAGTTGGGTGCCTCCTCAAGTTCAACCAAGCAAAAGAATGCTCCAGCTGCACCATCATCTCAGCCAACTCATGATTTCCAAGCTCAATCAGTCACCATTCCACAACAAAATGATGCATACGAAGATATCCCCAACAGTCAGATACGCAAG GTGATTGCAAAAAGGTTGCTTGAATCAAAGCAGACCACTCCACATTTATATTTATCACAAG ATGTTATACTGGATCCCTTGCTCGCTTTCAGGAATGAACTGAAAG AGCAACATGGGGTTAAAGTTTCAGTAAATGACATTGTCATAAAGGCTGTTGCACTTGCCTTACGGAATGTACCAGAAGCAAATG CATACTGGAACAATGACAAGGAACAAGCCCAGAAGTGTGTTTCAGTTGATATATCTATCGCAGTTGCTACAGAGAAg GGCCTGATGACTCCTATTATAAGAAATGCAGATCAAAAGACTATATCAGCAATATCCTCAGAG GTTAAGCAGTTGGCTGAAAAGGCACGTGCTGGGAAGCTTGCTCCTAATGAATTTCAGGGAGGGACTTTCAG CATCTCAAATTTGGGAATGTACCCAGTCGACCACTTCTGTGCAATCATCAATCCTCCTCAG TCTGGAATTCTTGCTGTTGGGCGTGGTAATAAGATTATCGAGCCTGTGGTGGACAGTGATG GAACCGAGAAGGCTACAGTGGTTACAAAAATGAGCTTGACATTGTCCGCTGACCATCGTGTATTTGATGGTCAAGTAGGAG GCAAGTTTTTCACAGAGTTGTCACAGAATTTTGGTGACATTAGGAGACTGCTATTGTAA
- the LOC127778087 gene encoding LOW QUALITY PROTEIN: probable indole-3-acetic acid-amido synthetase GH3.7 (The sequence of the model RefSeq protein was modified relative to this genomic sequence to represent the inferred CDS: inserted 1 base in 1 codon) — MALLLPEFDPADVRAGRDLIHRLTADAAGIQRRVLREILSRNSGTEYLRRFLGGAAGDDDDVRDAFKRRVPVSGYEDVKPYVDRVASGGEPSSALLCSDPITCLSSSSGTSGGQQKLLPSTAEELDRKVFFYAVRALVRNMSLHTDHGEDDDGGGGEGMYLMFVFHGDRTLSGLPIQSALTTYYHSRQFQECDIGGFDKCTSPLEAILCPYGEQSMYCQLLCGLLHRCRVDRVGASFAAGLVRGIKFLENHWEEMCSNIRSGQLSDWITHAPLRDAVTGQYLQGSDPALADEIASECARKPWDGIVRKLWPRARYIRTIVTGSMSQHIPILEVYGGGLPLVSPIYASTECTARINLRPLDPPSHVSYALLPNIAYFEFLEVKDENGEKVQGTTRLDDNLGEVKVVDLVDVKVGRCYELIVTTFAGLYRYRVGDLFTVSGFYNATXLFHFSGRHDCILSIDYEKISEEDLLNAIAETDKFHLRPLGYKLVGSTAYADISTLPGHYILFWELTNACDSNVAIDIDRTAMEKCCLAVEDRFDEMYRKIRHRGSISALEIRILSHGAFDALMDFFVSRGTSASQYKTPTAIRSKEAMMVLEERVVGRFFSQATPSCRSAEFERK; from the exons ATGGCGCTCCTGCTGCCGGAGTTCGACCCGGCGGACGTCCGCGCCGGCCGCGACCTCATCCACCGcctcaccgccgacgccgccggcatCCAGCGGCGCGTCCTCCGCGAGATCCTCTCCCGGAACTCCGGCACCGAGTACCTCCGCCGCTTcctgggcggcgccgccggcgacgacgacgacgtgcgaGACGCATTCAAGAGGCGCGTCCCCGTGTCCGGCTACGAGGATGTCAAGCCGTACGTAGACCGCGTCGCGTCCGGCGGCGAGCCCTCCTCTGCCCTCCTCTGCTCCGACCCCATCACCTGCCTCAGCAGTAG CTCCGGCACGTCCGGCGGGCAGCAGAAGCTGTTGCCGTCCACCGCGGAGGAGCTCGACAGGAAGGTATTCTTCTATGCTGTCCGGGCGCTCGTGAGGAACAT GAGCTTGCACACCGATCAtggtgaagacgacgacggcggtggtggcgagggaATGTACCTCATGTTCGTCTTCCACGGTGACCGGACATTGTCCGGCCTGCCCATCCAGTCTGCTCTCACTACCTACTACCACAGCAGACAGTTTCAGGAATGCGACATTGGCGGGTTTGATAAGTGCACAAGCCCCCTGGAGGCAATCCTCTGCCCCTATGGCGAGCAGAGCATGTACTGCCAGTTGCTCTGTGGCCTACTTCACCGATGCAGAGTGGACCGTGTTGGTGCCAGCTTTGCCGCTGGGTTGGTTCGGGGGATCAAGTTCTTGGAAAATCACTGGGAGGAGATGTGCTCCAACATCCGGAGCGGGCAGCTCAGCGACTGGATCACGCATGCTCCTCTGCGTGATGCGGTCACTGGACAGTATCTTCAAGGATCTGACCCAGCTTTAGCCGATGAGATTGCATCCGAGTGTGCGAGGAAACCTTGGGATGGGATAGTCAGGAAGCTATGGCCTAGGGCACGGTATATCCGGACCATTGTGACTGGTTCAATGTCGCAGCACATTCCAATTCTTGAGGTGTATGGTGGCGGGCTACCGTTGGTCTCACCGATCTATGCATCTACAGAATGCACTGCCAGGATAAATCTGAGGCCACTTGATCCACCATCCCATGTGTCATATGCATTGCTTCCAAACATTGCTTACTTTGAGTTCTTGGAGGTCAAGGATGAAAATGGTGAAAAGGTACAAGGAACTACCAGGCTTGATGACAATTTGGGTGAGGTAAAAGTTGTTGACCTTGTGGATGTCAAAGTTGGTCGATGCTATGAGTTGATTGTCACTACCTTTGCAG GTCTTTACAGGTACCGGGTGGGTGACCTGTTTACTGTGAGTGGCTTCTACAACGCGA CACTGTTTCACTTCTCAGGACGGCATGATTGCATCCTAAGCATCGATTACGAGAAGATAAGTGAGGAGGACCTTCTCAATGCCATTGCAGAAACAGATAAGTTCCACCTCAGGCCTCTTGGCTACAAGCTTGTTGGTAGCACTGCATATGCAGACATATCCACTTTGCCTGGCCACTATATCCTTTTCTGGGAGCTGACCAATGCCTGTGATAGCAATGTTGCCATTGACATCGACCGAACTGCCATGGAGAAGTGTTGCTTGGCAGTGGAAGACCGCTTCGATGAAATGTACCGAAAAATTAGGCACCGTGGCTCAATCAGTGCGCTCGAGATAAGGATTCTTAGCCATGGTGCGTTTGATGCTCTGATGGATTTCTTTGTGTCTAGAGGCACATCAGCGAGTCAATACAAAACTCCGACAGCCATTCGGTCGAAAGAGGCGATGATGGTATTGGAGGAAAGGGTTGTAGGAAGGTTTTTCAGCCAAGCAACTCCCAGCTGTCGTTCAGCCGAATTTGAGAGGAAATAA
- the LOC127777456 gene encoding pentatricopeptide repeat-containing protein At4g20090-like, with the protein MPPPLPLRRRRLPDPPLPAAARLSRSEPFVSSSSDDDDDDSPLSADLFPRAGAPTLLTVARGLAAADDPVPSASTVLAFLRRLPHDASPHLFPHLVAALSRSRGGGGGGPLLALRLFLAPLHPAAVTHHSFNSALLRFPLPPHLLPPFFSRSLRRFPGRLAPTLLSFNLLLKCVCSSLVPRDPRRYLDVALRILHEIIPGWDLAPDKFTYSTVVSALADAGRVDDAVALVHEMVADGVVAAEAFNPVLRAMLRAGDVKGAAKLFGFMQLKGCVPTAATYNVLVHGLLVCGRAGAAMGVMRRMEREGVVPGVMTYGAVVDGLVRCGRVKDAWKVAEEMERNGLARNEFVYSTVITGFCKSGEIDCALKVWEAMVASPVRPNVVLYSAMIGGLANFGKMTEAELLFREMIDSKCAPNIITYGSMIQGYFKIGDTSRALSVWEEMIGAGCVPNAVSYSILINGLCNVGRLKDAMMVWKHMLDRGCAPDTIAYTSMIKGLCVSGMVDGGLRLFYDMLASGHADPDVISYNVLLDGLLLAKDLPRAMDLLNRMLDQGCDPDTVTCNIFLREFGAGERKGREFLEGLVVRLCDRRRNMAAGEVLMVMLAKYIVPEAPIWEIVVRDVCRRKKVWRVIDKCWDEIWGP; encoded by the coding sequence atgccccctcctctccccctccgccgccgccgcctccccgacccacccctccccgccgccgcccgcctctcccgCTCCGAACccttcgtctcctcctcctccgatgacgacgacgacgactccccCCTCTCCGCGGATCTCTTCCCGCGCGCCGGCGCGCCCACCCTCCTCACCGTCGCGCgggggctcgccgccgccgacgacccggTCCCCTCCGCGTCCACCGTGctcgccttcctccgccgccttccccacGACGCCTCGCCGCACCTCTTCccccacctcgtcgccgccctctcccgctcccgggggggcgggggcgggggcccCCTCCTCGCGCTCCGCCTCTTCCTCGCCCCGCTCCACCCGGCCGCCGTCACCCACCACTCCTTCAACTCCGCGCTCCTCCGCTTCCCGCTCCCGCCGCACCTGCTCCCGCCCTTCTTCTcccgctccctccgccgcttCCCCGGCCGCCTCGCGCCCACGCTGCTCTCCTTCAACCTCCTCCTCAAGTGCGTCTGCTCCTCTCTCGTCCCGAGGGATCCCCGCCGCTACCTCGACGTCGCGCTGCGGATCCTCCACGAGATCATCCCGGGGTGGGATCTCGCGCCGGATAAGTTCACCTACTCGACAGTGGTGTCCGCACTCGCAGATGCCGGCCGGGTGGATGACGCGGTGGCGCTGGTGCACGAGATGGTGGCGGATGGGGTGGTTGCGGCCGAGGCGTTTAACCCCGTTCTGAGGGCGATGCTGCGAGCCGGGGATGTCAAGGGAGCAGCCAAGCTGTTTGGGTTTATGCAGCTGAAGGGGTGTGTGCCGACCGCCGCGACATACAATGTGTTGGTGCATGGTCTGTTGGTGTGCGGGAGGGCCGGGGCGGCAATGGGGGTGATGAGAaggatggagagggagggggtggtGCCAGGGGTGATGACGTACGGGGCAGTGGTGGATGGACTGGTGAGATGCGGGAGAGTGAAGGATGCGTGGAAGGTCgcggaggagatggagaggaacGGTCTTGCACGGAATGAATTTGTGTACTCAACTGTCATAACAGGATTTTGCAAGTCTGGGGAAATTGACTGTGCGTTGAAGGTGTGGGAGGCGATGGTGGCAAGTCCGGTAAGGCCAAATGTTGTTTTATATTCAGCAATGATTGGTGGCCTTGCCAATTTTGGGAAGATGACGGAGGCTGAATTGTTATTTCGAGAGATGATTGATTCAAAATGTGCGCCAAATATCATTACTTATGGGTCGATGATTCAAGGATATTTCAAAATTGGAGATACGTCTCGGGCTCTTTCTGTCTGGGAGGAGATGATAGGGGCTGGGTGCGTGCCAAATGCTGTTAGTTACAGCATATTGATCAATGGACTCTGCAATGTAGGGAGATTGAAGGATGCTATGATGGTCTGGAAGCACATGCTTGACCGTGGCTGTGCACCTGACACAATTGCTTATACTTCAATGATCAAGGGCTTATGTGTTTCCGGAATGGTGGATGGTGGTCTTCGATTATTTTATGACATGCTGGCAAGTGGTCATGCTGATCCAGATGTCATCAGTTATAATGTCCTGCTGGATGGGCTGCTCCTGGCCAAGGACCTCCCACGGGCAATGGACTTGCTGAACAGGATGCTTGACCAGGGGTGTGATCCAGACACGGTGACATGCAATATTTTCTTGAGGGAGTTTGGAGctggagagaggaaggggagggagttCTTGGAAGGCCTGGTTGTGAGGCTATGCGACAGAAGAAGGAATATGGCAGCTGGAGAGGTTTTAATGGTAATGCTGGCTAAGTACATTGTGCCAGAGGCTCCCATTTGGGAGATTGTGGTCAGAGATGTTTGTCGGAGGAAGAAGGTTTGGAGAGTGATTGACAAATGTTGGGATGAGATTTGGGGGCCTTGA